In the Chlorobium limicola DSM 245 genome, one interval contains:
- a CDS encoding trypsin-like peptidase domain-containing protein — MNAIISSIIPVLDSVRDSLMNYRNVVATGIGYKTTAGNKTDQLSIICSVERKEPSSKLMSADLLPKSVDGFPTDVVATGRIRVFQPPTGRFRPAPGGVSIGHFEITAGTLGCLVKKNGEIYILSNNHVLANSNDASPGDPILQPGPYDGGTNPADIIAELAEFIPISYSGSASSCPVANSIAEACNLVASLTGSNTRLQAVTAQAAKNLVDAAIARPLNHSELQSDILGIGAISGSAEGTLGMAIRKSGRTTGLTTGEIEQVDVTVNVNYGGDRVAQFSDQLLAGAMSQGGDSGSAVLDGGGRLVGLLFAGSDRTTVINRIQNVFSLLGVAL, encoded by the coding sequence ATGAACGCCATCATCTCATCAATAATCCCGGTACTCGATTCCGTACGCGATTCGCTTATGAACTACAGGAATGTGGTTGCTACGGGTATAGGCTACAAGACGACGGCAGGGAATAAGACCGATCAGTTGAGCATTATCTGCTCGGTTGAACGAAAAGAGCCCTCTTCGAAGCTCATGAGCGCGGATCTCTTGCCGAAATCGGTTGACGGATTTCCAACCGATGTGGTGGCGACAGGCAGGATACGGGTGTTTCAGCCGCCGACTGGACGTTTCAGGCCGGCACCGGGAGGGGTGAGCATCGGGCATTTCGAAATTACCGCCGGAACGCTGGGCTGCCTCGTGAAAAAGAACGGAGAGATCTATATTCTTTCGAACAATCACGTACTGGCCAACAGCAACGATGCGTCCCCAGGCGACCCGATACTGCAGCCGGGACCGTATGACGGAGGCACGAATCCTGCCGACATCATAGCCGAGCTTGCCGAATTCATACCGATCAGCTATTCCGGCTCTGCAAGCAGTTGTCCGGTTGCGAACTCTATTGCCGAAGCCTGCAATCTCGTCGCTTCGCTGACCGGCAGCAATACCAGGCTGCAGGCCGTTACGGCCCAGGCGGCAAAGAATCTGGTTGACGCGGCTATCGCGCGTCCCCTGAACCACTCGGAGCTGCAGAGCGATATACTTGGTATCGGCGCCATTTCGGGCAGTGCGGAGGGAACTCTCGGTATGGCCATCAGAAAAAGCGGACGCACGACAGGATTGACCACCGGGGAGATCGAACAGGTCGATGTAACCGTGAACGTGAACTATGGCGGCGACCGTGTTGCGCAGTTCAGCGATCAGCTGCTTGCCGGGGCCATGAGCCAGGGAGGTGACAGCGGTTCTGCAGTGCTTGACGGCGGTGGCCGTTTGGTTGGGCTGCTGTTTGCCGGAAGCGACCGGACAACGGTCATCAACAGGATCCAGAACGTATTCAGCCTGCTTGGCGTGGCGCTGTGA
- a CDS encoding exonuclease SbcCD subunit D C-terminal domain-containing protein codes for MKFLHTSDWHLGRTLYGRSRYNEFTAFLDWLHALIETEKVDALLVAGDVFDTSVPGSGVQELYYGFLYRMARSKVCRHVVITAGNHDSPSFLDAPKALLRTLDVHVVGSVGDDPMDEVVVLRDRRGKAEAVVCAVPHLRDRDIRSVGPGESMEEKNRKLIDGIERHYREVCMAAEQRRLQEGGFLPMIAMGHLFTAGGTTVDGDGVREIYAGSLAHVSVSVFPQGIDYFALGHLHVPQRVTGKEHLRYSGSPIPMGFGEARQRKEVVFVEFSGGERTITTVQVPCFQQLERISGTLDAITARIFELKASGSTAWLEIEYSGDDLAGDLRSIIDEAVKGSRLEIRRLRNNCVATAAMKRLSEDESLEELSEHDVFSRCLDAGKVPDVRRPELQQAFQEVLDTMRQDEKIDGA; via the coding sequence ATGAAATTTCTTCATACATCCGACTGGCATCTGGGCCGCACCCTGTACGGTAGGAGCCGTTACAATGAGTTCACGGCTTTTCTCGACTGGCTCCATGCACTGATAGAAACCGAAAAGGTCGATGCGCTGCTTGTTGCGGGCGATGTGTTCGATACCTCCGTACCGGGCAGCGGGGTGCAGGAGCTTTACTACGGTTTCCTTTACAGGATGGCCCGGTCGAAGGTTTGCCGCCATGTGGTGATCACCGCCGGAAACCACGATTCCCCCTCGTTTCTCGATGCTCCGAAAGCCCTGCTTCGCACGCTCGACGTGCATGTGGTGGGCTCGGTCGGCGATGACCCGATGGACGAGGTTGTGGTACTCCGCGACCGGCGGGGGAAAGCCGAAGCCGTGGTCTGCGCGGTGCCGCATCTTCGCGACCGCGATATACGGAGCGTCGGGCCGGGCGAGAGCATGGAGGAGAAGAACCGGAAGCTGATCGATGGCATCGAACGCCACTATCGGGAGGTCTGCATGGCAGCGGAACAGCGGCGGCTGCAGGAGGGCGGATTTCTGCCCATGATCGCCATGGGCCACCTCTTCACGGCTGGCGGCACGACCGTCGATGGTGACGGGGTTCGCGAAATATATGCAGGATCTCTTGCGCACGTCAGCGTATCGGTCTTTCCCCAAGGGATCGACTACTTCGCTCTCGGTCATCTGCACGTTCCCCAGCGGGTAACGGGGAAGGAGCACCTGCGCTACAGCGGTTCGCCCATTCCCATGGGGTTCGGAGAGGCCCGGCAGAGGAAAGAGGTTGTGTTTGTGGAGTTCAGCGGTGGTGAGCGGACGATTACCACGGTTCAGGTGCCCTGCTTCCAGCAGCTCGAACGGATCAGCGGTACGCTTGACGCCATTACCGCCCGTATTTTCGAACTCAAGGCTTCCGGGAGCACCGCCTGGCTGGAGATCGAGTACTCCGGCGACGATCTGGCGGGAGATCTGAGGAGCATCATTGACGAAGCCGTGAAAGGCTCCAGACTTGAAATCCGCAGGCTCAGGAACAATTGCGTCGCAACCGCTGCCATGAAGCGGCTATCGGAAGATGAGTCGCTCGAAGAACTGAGCGAACACGACGTTTTCAGTCGCTGCCTCGACGCGGGCAAGGTTCCTGATGTAAGGCGGCCTGAGTTGCAGCAGGCGTTTCAGGAGGTGCTCGATACGATGCGGCAAGATGAAAAGATTGACGGAGCGTGA
- a CDS encoding potassium channel family protein, with the protein MLFQRADPIARKSGKMMGSIFEFLKTNRRILATAGISLFLCAGFVEFSEYLWVSGQMYGDNIPLELMVLVLLLSIPLSLFYAIFHVIHLTLTGASRNLQLGSVLLSYVAVIVVFSGFFYFQCSISDLNESTAEYRYYEKLRTPAMQASVKRYGETLRRTASMRAFQGISPVMWRGIRAKVVGWPEDAGSPPIEKLLQASRLPLTDVISFNHQAKVPVFLDCLYFSAVTITSTGYGDITPLARFSKILVVIESVSGVLLVAIGIAIALGGLGVETSPAAGTPDGHDGGENW; encoded by the coding sequence ATGCTTTTTCAACGGGCAGATCCGATCGCAAGAAAATCCGGAAAAATGATGGGCTCCATATTCGAATTCCTGAAAACGAACCGGCGGATACTGGCCACAGCCGGAATAAGCCTGTTCCTTTGTGCGGGTTTTGTGGAATTTTCGGAGTATTTATGGGTTTCCGGGCAGATGTACGGTGACAATATCCCGCTTGAACTCATGGTGCTCGTGCTGCTTCTCTCGATTCCTCTCTCGCTGTTCTACGCCATATTTCACGTCATTCACCTGACCCTTACGGGCGCTTCGAGAAATCTGCAGCTCGGGAGCGTTCTGCTGTCGTATGTGGCAGTTATCGTGGTGTTTTCGGGATTCTTTTATTTCCAGTGTTCGATCAGCGATCTGAACGAATCGACGGCGGAGTACCGGTATTACGAGAAGCTTCGCACTCCGGCAATGCAGGCATCCGTAAAACGGTACGGCGAGACTTTGCGGCGTACGGCGTCCATGCGGGCCTTTCAGGGCATTTCTCCCGTCATGTGGCGTGGTATTCGGGCCAAGGTTGTCGGTTGGCCGGAAGATGCCGGTTCGCCGCCGATAGAAAAACTTCTGCAGGCAAGCCGGCTTCCCCTGACTGACGTGATTTCGTTCAACCACCAGGCGAAAGTTCCGGTTTTTCTGGACTGCCTCTACTTCAGCGCGGTTACCATAACGTCTACCGGATACGGCGACATCACCCCTCTGGCGAGGTTTTCAAAGATTCTCGTCGTGATCGAGTCGGTATCGGGGGTCCTGCTGGTGGCCATAGGCATCGCTATCGCCCTTGGAGGGCTCGGTGTCGAAACATCCCCGGCTGCCGGCACTCCGGACGGGCATGACGGTGGGGAGAACTGGTAG
- a CDS encoding phosphoketolase family protein — translation MTHTNSSLSERELELMHGWWRAANYLSVGQIYLMNNPLLKEPLSKEDIKPRLLGHWGTTPGLNFLYVHLNRIIRNRDLDIVYIAGPGHGGPALVANVWLEGTYSEYYPDVSFDEAGMKRLFRQFSFPGGIPSHVAPETPGSIHEGGELGYALSHAFGAVFDNPDLITACVVGDGEAETGPLATAWHSNKFLNPKRDGAVLPILHLNGYKIANPTVLARISHEELEQLMFGYGYRPYLVEGDDPVTMHGKMAAIMDSCFDEIAAIQRQARVDGVTERPRWPMIVFRSPKGWTGPKVVDGKPAEGNWRSHQVPFSTVRDNPEHMALLESWLKSYRAEELFSPDGVLLPELQALAPKGQKRMGDNPHANGGLLLRELRMPDFRDYALDVPSPGSVEAEAPKPMARFLRDIMKLNEKTANFRVFGPDETASNRLGDLFEETDRAWMARTLPSDDHLSPDGRVMEILSEHTCQGWLEGYLLTGRHGFFSCYEAFIHIIDSMFNQHAKWLKVTDSEIPWRRPIASLNYFLTSHVWRQDHNGFSHQDPGFIDHVVNKKAEVIRVYLPPDANTLLSVTDHCLRSRNYINVIVAGKQPSWQWLDMESSIRHCTRGIGVWDWASNDTGEGQPDVVMACAGDVPTLETLAAVKILRNLSPELKIRVVNVVDLMTLQPKEEHPHGLDDREFDDMFTTDRPIIFAYHGYPWLIHRLTYRRTNHGNMHVRGYKEEGTTTTPFDMVVMNDLDRFHLAADVVNRVECLKPKAAYIRQYVRDRLTEHKEYITKYGEDMPEVRDWRWVD, via the coding sequence ATGACACATACCAATAGTTCGCTGTCTGAACGTGAACTTGAACTGATGCATGGTTGGTGGAGAGCGGCCAACTATCTTTCGGTAGGGCAGATCTACCTGATGAACAATCCTCTTCTCAAGGAACCTCTTTCAAAAGAAGACATCAAGCCCCGTCTGCTTGGGCACTGGGGTACAACTCCGGGCCTCAATTTCCTCTATGTGCATCTGAACCGCATCATCAGGAACCGCGACCTCGACATCGTCTATATCGCCGGACCGGGGCATGGGGGGCCTGCGCTGGTGGCGAACGTCTGGTTGGAGGGCACTTACAGCGAGTATTATCCCGACGTGTCGTTCGACGAGGCTGGCATGAAGCGATTGTTCCGGCAGTTTTCCTTTCCCGGAGGCATTCCGAGCCATGTAGCTCCGGAGACTCCCGGTTCGATCCACGAGGGGGGTGAACTCGGTTATGCGTTATCGCACGCTTTCGGGGCGGTGTTTGACAATCCCGACCTGATCACGGCCTGTGTTGTGGGCGACGGGGAGGCTGAGACGGGGCCTCTGGCTACGGCATGGCACAGCAACAAGTTCCTGAACCCAAAGCGCGATGGTGCGGTGCTGCCTATTCTGCATCTGAATGGGTACAAAATCGCCAACCCGACAGTATTGGCCAGAATTTCGCATGAGGAGCTTGAACAGCTCATGTTTGGTTACGGTTACAGGCCGTATTTAGTCGAGGGAGACGATCCGGTGACGATGCACGGTAAGATGGCCGCCATCATGGATAGCTGTTTCGACGAGATCGCTGCAATTCAGCGACAGGCGAGAGTGGATGGCGTGACCGAGCGCCCCCGATGGCCGATGATCGTGTTCCGTTCGCCGAAGGGGTGGACAGGACCGAAAGTGGTTGATGGCAAGCCTGCCGAGGGAAACTGGCGTTCGCATCAGGTGCCATTCAGTACGGTGCGCGACAATCCGGAGCACATGGCTTTGCTTGAATCGTGGCTGAAGAGCTACCGGGCTGAGGAGCTTTTTTCGCCTGACGGGGTGCTTCTGCCGGAGCTGCAGGCGCTGGCTCCGAAAGGACAGAAGCGCATGGGCGACAATCCGCACGCCAATGGCGGTCTTTTGCTCAGGGAACTGCGTATGCCCGATTTCCGCGACTATGCACTCGACGTCCCGTCGCCGGGTTCGGTGGAGGCCGAAGCGCCGAAGCCGATGGCCCGATTCCTGCGCGACATTATGAAGCTCAACGAGAAAACGGCCAACTTCCGGGTTTTCGGGCCGGACGAGACCGCGTCGAACCGTCTCGGCGATCTGTTTGAGGAGACCGATCGTGCCTGGATGGCCCGGACCCTGCCGTCCGACGATCATCTCTCTCCGGATGGCAGGGTGATGGAGATTCTCTCCGAGCATACCTGTCAGGGGTGGTTGGAAGGGTACCTGCTGACCGGTCGCCACGGCTTTTTTTCCTGTTACGAGGCGTTCATTCATATCATCGATTCGATGTTCAACCAGCACGCCAAGTGGCTCAAGGTTACCGACAGCGAAATTCCGTGGCGGAGGCCCATAGCATCGCTCAACTATTTCCTGACCTCCCACGTCTGGCGGCAGGATCACAATGGCTTCTCGCATCAGGATCCGGGGTTCATCGACCACGTAGTGAACAAGAAAGCCGAGGTGATCCGTGTCTACCTGCCACCGGATGCCAACACGTTGCTCTCAGTCACCGACCACTGCCTCCGGTCGCGCAACTACATCAACGTGATCGTGGCGGGAAAGCAGCCTTCTTGGCAGTGGCTCGACATGGAGTCCTCCATCAGGCACTGTACCCGTGGTATCGGTGTCTGGGATTGGGCATCGAACGATACCGGGGAAGGGCAGCCCGATGTGGTGATGGCCTGCGCCGGGGATGTGCCGACGCTTGAAACGCTTGCTGCCGTCAAGATTCTTCGTAACCTTTCGCCCGAGCTGAAGATCAGGGTTGTCAACGTTGTGGATCTGATGACTCTTCAGCCAAAGGAGGAGCACCCTCATGGCCTCGACGACCGTGAGTTCGACGATATGTTCACGACCGACAGGCCAATCATCTTTGCCTATCACGGATATCCCTGGCTGATACACCGCCTCACTTACCGGCGAACCAATCACGGCAACATGCACGTGCGCGGCTACAAGGAGGAGGGGACGACCACCACGCCCTTCGACATGGTGGTGATGAACGACCTTGACCGCTTCCACCTGGCAGCCGACGTGGTCAACCGTGTAGAGTGCCTGAAGCCTAAAGCCGCTTACATCAGGCAATATGTTCGCGACCGCCTGACCGAGCATAAGGAGTACATCACAAAGTATGGCGAAGACATGCCGGAAGTACGTGACTGGAGGTGGGTGGATTGA